A section of the Pygocentrus nattereri isolate fPygNat1 chromosome 18, fPygNat1.pri, whole genome shotgun sequence genome encodes:
- the fez1 gene encoding fasciculation and elongation protein zeta-1 isoform X2, with amino-acid sequence MEAPLVCLDEEFEDLRPCKIDELEPEQSPRRPYGTVPLAPLGREDFSELENFSEMMSFKSMEDLVNEFDEKLNVCFHNYNTKTEGLAPVRNQSHAEEDEERLQDEDWDGPNSETLNGNISDDEIHEKEEEEMNEKNENGNCLSEEPLITADQVIEEIVEMMENSPDPGETEEEEEEESGVASPKTNPSLLEEIRMLSQASNNNCSYEGLSLMPSSALMELLCRVETAIREYSEELVAQLARRDELEFEKEVKNTFITALMEVQNRQKEQRELSKRRRKDKALSLQGSTRSDKISSMPVKRFSMEGLSNILQTGIRQTFGNSGTDRQYLNTVIPYEKKASAPSVDELQMLTKILYAMKEDSEKVPTLLTDYILKVLCPT; translated from the exons ATGGAGGCTCCGTTGGTCTGTCTCGATGAGGAGTTTGAAGACCTCCGGCCCTGTAAAATAGATGAGCTGGAACCAGAGCAATCACCCCGTCGGCCTTACGGGACGGTCCCTCTGGCCCCTCTTGGCCGGGAAGACTTCTCTGAGCTGGAGAACTTCTCAGAGATGATGAGCTTCAAGTCCATGGAGGATCTGGTGAACGAGTTTGATGAGAAGCTGAACGTCTGCTTCCACAACTACAACACCAAGACGGAGGGCCTGGCCCCAGTGCGCAATCAATCACACGCTGAGGAGGACGAGGAGAGGCTTCAGGATGAAGA CTGGGACGGCCCCAACTCAGAGACGCTGAATGGCAACATCTCAGATGACGAG ATCCACgaaaaagaggaggaggagatgaatgaaaagaatgaaaatggcAACTGTCTGAGTGAGGAGCCTCTCATCACTGCCGACCAG GTGATTGAGGAGATTGTGGAGATGATGGAGAATTCTCCAGACCCAGGTGAgactgaggaagaggaagaggaagaaagtgGAGTTGCCTCCCCTAAAACCAACCCCTCTCTCCTGGAGGAGATCCGCATGCTTTCTCAGGCCTCCAACAACAACTGCTCTTACGAAG GTCTGAGTCTGATGCCGAGTTCGGCTCTGATGGAACTGCTGTGTCGTGTGGAGACGGCTATCCGGGAATACTCGGAGGAGCTGGTGGCTCAGCTGGCCCGGCGGGATGAGCTGGAGTTCGAGAAGGAGGTGAAGAATACGTTCATCACGGCCCTGATGGAGGTGCAGAACCGGCAGAAGGAGCAGCGCGAGCTCAGCAAGCGCCGCCGCAAAGACAAGGCCTTGAGCCTGCAGGGGTCAACCCGCTCCGACAAGATCAGCAGCATGCCGGTCAAG CGCTTCAGTATGGAGGGGCTGTCTAACATCCTGCAGACGGGCATTAGACAGACGTTCGGCAACtcagggacagacagacag TACCTAAACACAGTTATCCCCTATGAGAAGAAGGCATCTGCTCCGTCTGTGGATGAACTTCAAATGCTCACAAAAA TCCTGTACGCCATGAAGGAGGACAGTGAAAAAGTCCCAACACTGCTAACTGACTATATACTAAaag ttctGTGTCCTACGTAA
- the fez1 gene encoding fasciculation and elongation protein zeta-1 isoform X1, translating into MEAPLVCLDEEFEDLRPCKIDELEPEQSPRRPYGTVPLAPLGREDFSELENFSEMMSFKSMEDLVNEFDEKLNVCFHNYNTKTEGLAPVRNQSHAEEDEERLQDEDVWDALTDNYMPSSVSSWDGPNSETLNGNISDDEIHEKEEEEMNEKNENGNCLSEEPLITADQVIEEIVEMMENSPDPGETEEEEEEESGVASPKTNPSLLEEIRMLSQASNNNCSYEGLSLMPSSALMELLCRVETAIREYSEELVAQLARRDELEFEKEVKNTFITALMEVQNRQKEQRELSKRRRKDKALSLQGSTRSDKISSMPVKRFSMEGLSNILQTGIRQTFGNSGTDRQYLNTVIPYEKKASAPSVDELQMLTKILYAMKEDSEKVPTLLTDYILKVLCPT; encoded by the exons ATGGAGGCTCCGTTGGTCTGTCTCGATGAGGAGTTTGAAGACCTCCGGCCCTGTAAAATAGATGAGCTGGAACCAGAGCAATCACCCCGTCGGCCTTACGGGACGGTCCCTCTGGCCCCTCTTGGCCGGGAAGACTTCTCTGAGCTGGAGAACTTCTCAGAGATGATGAGCTTCAAGTCCATGGAGGATCTGGTGAACGAGTTTGATGAGAAGCTGAACGTCTGCTTCCACAACTACAACACCAAGACGGAGGGCCTGGCCCCAGTGCGCAATCAATCACACGCTGAGGAGGACGAGGAGAGGCTTCAGGATGAAGA tgtgTGGGACGCTCTGACTGATAACTACATGCCGTCTTCTGTGTCCAGCTGGGACGGCCCCAACTCAGAGACGCTGAATGGCAACATCTCAGATGACGAG ATCCACgaaaaagaggaggaggagatgaatgaaaagaatgaaaatggcAACTGTCTGAGTGAGGAGCCTCTCATCACTGCCGACCAG GTGATTGAGGAGATTGTGGAGATGATGGAGAATTCTCCAGACCCAGGTGAgactgaggaagaggaagaggaagaaagtgGAGTTGCCTCCCCTAAAACCAACCCCTCTCTCCTGGAGGAGATCCGCATGCTTTCTCAGGCCTCCAACAACAACTGCTCTTACGAAG GTCTGAGTCTGATGCCGAGTTCGGCTCTGATGGAACTGCTGTGTCGTGTGGAGACGGCTATCCGGGAATACTCGGAGGAGCTGGTGGCTCAGCTGGCCCGGCGGGATGAGCTGGAGTTCGAGAAGGAGGTGAAGAATACGTTCATCACGGCCCTGATGGAGGTGCAGAACCGGCAGAAGGAGCAGCGCGAGCTCAGCAAGCGCCGCCGCAAAGACAAGGCCTTGAGCCTGCAGGGGTCAACCCGCTCCGACAAGATCAGCAGCATGCCGGTCAAG CGCTTCAGTATGGAGGGGCTGTCTAACATCCTGCAGACGGGCATTAGACAGACGTTCGGCAACtcagggacagacagacag TACCTAAACACAGTTATCCCCTATGAGAAGAAGGCATCTGCTCCGTCTGTGGATGAACTTCAAATGCTCACAAAAA TCCTGTACGCCATGAAGGAGGACAGTGAAAAAGTCCCAACACTGCTAACTGACTATATACTAAaag ttctGTGTCCTACGTAA